The following are encoded in a window of Psilocybe cubensis strain MGC-MH-2018 chromosome 4, whole genome shotgun sequence genomic DNA:
- a CDS encoding Heat shock factor protein 4, producing the protein MADLYPPSYTMRHRDDSQYSQYPPPLLSAGSSNNSSDDNHDQPPSPTKSADHQKPEAKPQATFLTKLYALLERPENHHMIRWDPAGEHIIVERPEQLALHVLPSIYRQSRFASFSRQLNIYGFMRKVNLRNVDPAIDDPDASTWSHPTLNRHSPPEVVANFKRRVPPRLPKPRKRDIQDQQSIPPPRSAIGMGPVPLTVPSSVGHPSHKLLNGPIGRARGFSAPGSFTPLNQGAAGGAAGAATAAGWNNNFSRSALPPLMVPSDPPHIPQQNNMYNHSPQHLHPITPSDDTPSPNFHQISNYSSSNQSQYHHPYQNEHSSWSYHGGSSSHNSSLSSLLNPSSNGYSRPQPPTINTSYGSPFSSMPMQGEHSASSLSPDSRPTTGYSMSSVSSMPYQDDYSRPSSSHHRPISPARPTSSKSNYNNSGSLSVRRERRHSQAVSPYPSPYDHPNEQQRPSTSPQPIDNHQSAGLPRVRSMIQLPSVDPYSFNSSQAEFAYSAIPGAVGHTASMESMNDANGWASHRTAVRPSTSTSSISAASHTSSSQANTPPVPDNYHGETDINRFSPDFGFVPMNEHLPHHHYNKVASDL; encoded by the exons ATGGCTGATCTCTACCCTCCGTCCTACACCATGCGCCACAGAGACGACTCTCAGTATTCCCAGTATCCCCCACCTCTTCTGTCTGCTGGCTCCAGCAACAACTCTTCCGACGACAACCATGACCAGCCTCCAAGTCCTACAAAGTCCGCTGACCACCAGAAGCCAGAGGCTAAGCCCCAGGCTACCTTTCTCACAAAACTCTACGC TCTTCTCGAACGCCCAGAAAACCACCATATGATTCGCTGGGATCCTGCAGGCGAGCATATCATCGTCGAGCGTCCAGAGCAGCTCGCTCTCCATGTCCTGCCTAGCATTTATCGCCAGTCGCGCTTCGCTAGTTTTTCTCGCCAGCTCAAT ATCTATGGCTTTATGCGcaaagtcaacttgcgcAATGTCGATCCCGCCATTGACGATCCAGATGCAAGCACTTGGT CCCACCCAACTCTCAACCGCCACTCTCCTCCAGAGGTCGTTGCTAATTTTAAGCGTCGCGtacctcctcgtcttcccAAGCCTCGAAAGCGCGATATCCAGGATCAGCAATCCATTCCGCCGCCGCGTTCCGCAATTGGAATGGGCCCCGTCCCTCTCACGGTTCCTTCTTCCGTCGGTCATCCTTCCCACAAGCTTTTGAACGGTCCGATAGGTCGTGCCCGTGGTTTTTCAGCTCCCGGTTCATTCACCCCTTTGAACCAGGGTGCTGCTGGcggtgctgctggtgctgccaCAGCAGCCGGTTGGAATAACAACTTTTCTCGTTctgctcttcctcctcttatGGTTCCCTCTGACCCTCCTCACATACCCCAGCAAAATAATATGTACAATCACTCACCTCAGCATCTCCACCCGATTACCCCATCTGATGATACCCCAAGTCCTAATTTTCACCAAATATCTAATTATTCTAGCTCCAATCAGTCCCAGTACCACCACCCTTATCAAAACGAACATAGCAGCTGGTCCTATCACGGCGGCTCCTCCAGCCATAACAGCAGTCTCTCTTCGCTGCTCAATCCCAGCAGCAACGGCTATTCTCGCCCACAGCCGCCTACCATCAACACATCCTATGGTTCGCCCTTTTCTTCCATGCCAATGCAAGGCGAACACAGTGCTTCTTCCCTCTCCCCCGATAGCCGCCCCACCACTGGCTACTCCATGTCGTCCGTTTCCTCCATGCCATACCAGGACGACTACTCGCGGCCCAGCTCCAGCCATCATAGGCCAATTTCTCCAGCTCGGCCGACCTCCTCAAAGTCCAACTACAACAACTCGGGATCTTTGAGCGTGCGCAGGGAGCGACGGCACAGCCAAGCCGTTAGTCCATACCCAAGCCCCTACGATCACCCAAATGAGCAACAACGTCCGTCGACATCACCGCAGCCGATCGATAACCATCAATCGGCTGGTCTTCCACGCGTGAGGAGCATGATCCAACTTCCTTCGGTGGATCCATACAGCTTCAACAGCTCTCAAGCCGAATTTGCATACTCGGCAATACCGGGCGCGGTGGGGCATACAGCGTCGATGGAGTCCATGAACGACGCCAACGGGTGGGCAAGCCACAGAACTGCTGTTCGACCGTCCACTTCGACATCCTCGATCTCTGCAGCCTCGCACACATCGTCGTCGCAGGCTAATACCCCCCCTGTCCCAGATAACTACCATGGAGAGACGGATATCAATAGAT TCTCACCCGACTTCGGGTTTGTACCAATGAACGAGCATCTTCCTCACCACCATTACAACAAGGTCGCGAGTGACCTATAG